The genomic stretch ATAATTCTTTAATATATTTTTAATCAAAAACCACTATACTATGAGATTAATCTGAATAATATTTTAACATCATTTTTTAGAATTAGAACATTTTCCTTAATTAATCTTCCTTCATGAAATCCCTCAACGTGTAATATCCAGGCTGAAATACACAACTTCTTATATCGGGAGAATTTTCAAGTTTATTAATAGAATCGAAATAAAGCTTTAAGTTCTAGTGACCTATTCGATTTATCTTAAGAATAGTTTTTTAGAATTTTTATTACTTCTTCAGCAGTCTTATAATACTTCTCACAAGCTTGAACAGCATCACCCTTAAAAAGCAACTCATCAGCCTCCTCCAAATAAACATCAGAAGAGGTTTTCAAAATCTGCATTAATATATATTATTCTGACCTCAAATAAATAAATTACCATATTCTTGAAAAGAGTTCATTTTGTGACATTAAAAACGCTAAGATACCATATTAGTTATAGATCTTCTCTAATGAAATTTCATATATAGGCCAAAGAGATATAAAGCCTTGTGAAATACAGTTTGTCTTTAGACTTTCATTTCACTTATTTTTATCTTCATTCATGATTGAGTGTAGAGACTTAGCCCTTAACCACCTACCAAACTTAACGATAGGTGGGTCATGAGACTCCCTAGAGCCCAATGGCACAGGACTTGCATCTTCGTTATCTGCCTCACTCTTTTGGGCATAGCTTGCATAGATATGATGAATCACAATTTACAAGGAAAAATTTGTTATAAATTTATATAAAAAGATTTTTCTGTTTACATAAAAAAGAATTCAGCCTATTAAGTTTCCACGAATTTCTCATATAATGTAAAAACACATTACCATAATTTATGAATTTGCTCTAAAGCCTTGTTCTTGTAAAATGATTATAGTGAGAAGGAAAACACTTTTTATAGTTCGCAAATGTTTAGTTATATGAAAGGCTATTATTTACACCCAGACATAAGGGGAAATCTGATAGCCTTTACTTCAGATGATGACGTTTGGTTAATGACATTAGACGATATGAAACCAATAAGGGAGACTAGCGGACAAGGAGTTGCGATAAGACCTAAAATAAGTCTAGACGGAAAGAAAGTCGCATATACCGTAATTTGGCTAAGAAAAGGTAAAGGTGGTGGAGACATATTTATAACAGGGAACGGTGAAACTAAAAGAGTTACATTTTTCAGCAGTATGAATACTAGAGTTTTAGGCTGGTTATCAGATGAGGAAATACTAGTTTTAACTGATTTCCATACGCCTTTCCCACAGTGGAGTGAGACATATAAAATAAACATAAATGATGGAACAATGGAAAAAATGCCCTTTGGTCCCGTTTCTAATATTGCAATATCTGGAGACATTATAATTATAGCTAGAGGTTATCAAGACCTACCATTCTGGAAGGGTTATAAGGGAGGGACTAAGGGTGAATTTTGGATATCTTATGATAAAGGAAACACGTTCAATAAATTCCTCAGTCTAGACGGGATAGTAAGCTGGCCTATGATAATTAGGGACAGAGTTTATTTCCTTTCAGATTATGAGGGAATCTCAAACCTATACTCTGTTAATCTGGAGGGAAAGGACTTAAGAAAACACACAAACTTTACTGAATATTACTGCAGAAATGCAAGCAGTGATGGAAGAAGGATAGTGTTTCAAAACGGCGGGGATATCTATTTATACGATCCGGAGAAACAAGAATTAAATCTCCTTGATATCAATCTCCCTACAGATAGAAAGAAGAAGCAAGGAAAGTTCGTTGAAGTCCTTGATTATACTACTGAAGCTGTTGCAAACGATAAGTACCTTAGTTTAATAAGCAGAGGTAAAGTGTTTTTGATGAGGCCTTGGGATGGCCCAGTAGTACAGCTTGGAGAAAAACAAGGAGTGAGATATAAGCAAATACAGTTACTTCCTAACGGTGATGCAATAGTTGTTGATGCTAATGATGACAAACTAGCTTTTCTAGGTAAAGATGGTTCGATCAAAAAATTAAATGCAGACCTTGGGAGAATTGAAAGAATCAAAGTATCCCCAGATGGAAAGAAGATACTTATTTCGAACAATAGGCTAGAACTCTGGCTTTACGAGGTTGATACTGCAAACCTAAAATTAATTGACAAGAGTGAATACAATGTAATATACCAGATGGACTGGCATCCAGATAGTGAGTGGTTTGCCTATACTTTTCCAGAAAGTTATAGTACTCAGTCTATTAAATTAGCTCATATCTCTGGTAAAGTAATAAGAATAACGAGCCCTTACGGTTATGATTTTTCACCCTCTTTCGATCCTGATGGAAGATACTTATATTTCTTATCAGCAAGACATCTCGACCCAACTAACGATAAGGTAATATTTAATTTAAGTTTCCAGAGGGTTGTTAAGCCATACCTAGTAGTTCTCTCTAATACTTACTCACCGTTTAACCAATCATTAGAAGAAACTGCAAATGATAAAAAAGTCGAGATCGAAGGTATTGAAGACAGAGTAGTTATCTTCCCTGTTGATGAGGACTACTATATAAGAATTGAAGGGGCAAAGAACAATAAAGTATTTCTCTTTTCGCTTCCCATTAAGGGGTCTAGGTATCCAGGAGAACTCTTCGGCAAACTTGAAATCTTCGATCTTGATAATAAGACAAAAGAACTATATGTAGATAATGTAAAGAGTTTTTCATTAACCACTGATAAAGGGAAAATTCTGATACTATTTAAAGATTCCATAAGACTCTTGGATGTAAACATTAAACCTGATTTAAACGCCACGGGTAAGAAAGGAGGAATAGTTGACCTCTCAAGGGTTAAAGTATATGTCGAGCCGGAAAAAGAATGGAAACAAATTCTCAGAGAAGCGTGGAAACTTATGCAACAAAACTATTGGAAAGCAGACGGGCTTAAGGACTGGGAATCAGTACTTTTAAAATATGAGAGGTTAATTAACAGAATAAGCACTCGCTATGAGCTCTCAGACTTAATTCAGGAAATGCAAGGTGAGACAAAAACTTCCCACTCTTATGAGATGCCATATGACTATGATACTGCAGAACCTCTACCAATTGGTGGACTAGGGGCTGATTTTGAATACGATAAAGAAAATAAATGCTATAGGATTACTAGGATTTACGTAGGTGATCCAACAAATGAAAATGAGAGAAGTCCTCTAAGAGATGCGGGAGTTCAGCTTAACTCTGGAGATTGCATAAAGGCTGTTGACAGTGAAGAAGTAAAGAATAATATTATCTCCTACCTAGTTAATAAGGATCAAGTTGTACTAGATATTATTACGAAGAATGGAAAGGCTAAACGTGTTACTGTAAAGTTATTAAAAGATGAAAGGTTCTTAATATATAGGTATTGGGTTGAGAAGAATAGGGAATATGTTCACGAGAAGAGCAAGGGTAGATTAGGATATATTCACATACCAGATATGATGTATCAAGGATTCGCTGAGTTTTACAGACTTTTCATGTCTGAATTCCACAGAGAAGGGCTAGTAGTTGACGTTAGGTTTAACAGAGGCGGTTTCATCTCCGGTTTGATTTTAGAGAAACTTCTTCTCAAAAGGATGGGCTATATGGTGAGGAGAAACGGGAAAGAACTACCTCACCCTTTCTTCTCTTCCCCAGGTGTTATTGTTGCAATAACTAATCAATATACAGGCTCTGACGGTGATATATTCTCCTATTTATTTAGAAAGTACAAGCTAGGAATATTGATAGGAAGAAGGACCTGGGGTGGAGTTATAGGAATTGACGTCAGAGACAAATTGGTCGATAATTCTGCAGTATCTCAACCCGAGTTTGCATTGCATTTTCACGATATAGGATTAAAAATAGAGAATTATGGTGTAGATCCGG from Sulfolobus sp. S-194 encodes the following:
- a CDS encoding S41 family peptidase; translation: MKGYYLHPDIRGNLIAFTSDDDVWLMTLDDMKPIRETSGQGVAIRPKISLDGKKVAYTVIWLRKGKGGGDIFITGNGETKRVTFFSSMNTRVLGWLSDEEILVLTDFHTPFPQWSETYKININDGTMEKMPFGPVSNIAISGDIIIIARGYQDLPFWKGYKGGTKGEFWISYDKGNTFNKFLSLDGIVSWPMIIRDRVYFLSDYEGISNLYSVNLEGKDLRKHTNFTEYYCRNASSDGRRIVFQNGGDIYLYDPEKQELNLLDINLPTDRKKKQGKFVEVLDYTTEAVANDKYLSLISRGKVFLMRPWDGPVVQLGEKQGVRYKQIQLLPNGDAIVVDANDDKLAFLGKDGSIKKLNADLGRIERIKVSPDGKKILISNNRLELWLYEVDTANLKLIDKSEYNVIYQMDWHPDSEWFAYTFPESYSTQSIKLAHISGKVIRITSPYGYDFSPSFDPDGRYLYFLSARHLDPTNDKVIFNLSFQRVVKPYLVVLSNTYSPFNQSLEETANDKKVEIEGIEDRVVIFPVDEDYYIRIEGAKNNKVFLFSLPIKGSRYPGELFGKLEIFDLDNKTKELYVDNVKSFSLTTDKGKILILFKDSIRLLDVNIKPDLNATGKKGGIVDLSRVKVYVEPEKEWKQILREAWKLMQQNYWKADGLKDWESVLLKYERLINRISTRYELSDLIQEMQGETKTSHSYEMPYDYDTAEPLPIGGLGADFEYDKENKCYRITRIYVGDPTNENERSPLRDAGVQLNSGDCIKAVDSEEVKNNIISYLVNKDQVVLDIITKNGKAKRVTVKLLKDERFLIYRYWVEKNREYVHEKSKGRLGYIHIPDMMYQGFAEFYRLFMSEFHREGLVVDVRFNRGGFISGLILEKLLLKRMGYMVRRNGKELPHPFFSSPGVIVAITNQYTGSDGDIFSYLFRKYKLGILIGRRTWGGVIGIDVRDKLVDNSAVSQPEFALHFHDIGLKIENYGVDPDIEVDIKPEDYANGRDPQLDTAIGLALKQLEEKS